TATTATCAACCGATCAACCAGTATTGGTGGATTTTTGGGCAGAATGGTGCGGACCTTGTAAGATGATTGGACCTGTAGTGGAAGAGCTTGCTGGGGATTACGAAGGGAAGGCAGTTGTAGGAAAAGTAGATGTTGATTCTAACCCTGAAGTGTCTGCTAAATATGGCGTAAGAAGCATCCCAACTTTGCTTGTATTTAAAAATGGCGAAGTGGTAGATAAGCAAGTAGGAGCGGTTCCAAAAAATGTATTGGCTGGAAAATTAGATGCTCAGTTGGCTTAAGCCTCCATTATATAAGACATAAAAAAACCATTCCGATTATCGGAATGGTTTTTTTATGTCTTTAGTCTTACTCTTTAGTTATTGGTATCCTTATCATAGTGGTATCCCACCCCATATTTAAGTATAAACTTGTAGAATCAGTATCAAAAGTCATTGTGAATTGCTCTATTGTATTAGGGTTGGTCCGAGTTGGAATATTCACTTTCAAAACATCGAGCGCATAGTCCGGTTCGAAATAGCCAAATTCACCCAGCTGACTGTTTAAAGAAATTTCCCATTTACTTTTGTAGGGTACAGCGTACATCCTATATCTTCCAGCTGCTACTGACTCTCCTGCAAAATTTACATCTTGACTAAAAGTTATTTCTGTAGCATCATTTGCTCCTAATCTCCAATACTTGCCATAAGGAACTAATGCCTCCTCAATCTCTTCACCAAAGATTAATCTACCCTTTTTGTAGGGTTGACAGTAATCAACTGAAACTGTTAAATCTCCCAAGCTCCTTTCAGTGGTAGTTAATGGACTGTGTGATCGCGTAGTGAGTACACCGTAAGCGAAATATGCTACAAATGCGACGACCAATCCAATGATTACTTTTTTAAGCATAGCGTTAGTTGTTTTTGTTTATCAAAACTAGTGAAATTATATAGGCTAAAGTTCTGTAAGACTATCCTTTATTGCAAATCTGTTTATAAGCAC
The sequence above is drawn from the Reichenbachiella sp. genome and encodes:
- a CDS encoding DUF2911 domain-containing protein → MLKKVIIGLVVAFVAYFAYGVLTTRSHSPLTTTERSLGDLTVSVDYCQPYKKGRLIFGEEIEEALVPYGKYWRLGANDATEITFSQDVNFAGESVAAGRYRMYAVPYKSKWEISLNSQLGEFGYFEPDYALDVLKVNIPTRTNPNTIEQFTMTFDTDSTSLYLNMGWDTTMIRIPITKE
- the trxA gene encoding thioredoxin, translated to MNKAVEITDSNFNDVLSTDQPVLVDFWAEWCGPCKMIGPVVEELAGDYEGKAVVGKVDVDSNPEVSAKYGVRSIPTLLVFKNGEVVDKQVGAVPKNVLAGKLDAQLA